The Halichondria panicea chromosome 17, odHalPani1.1, whole genome shotgun sequence DNA segment TGACTATCAACTCAAAGCTGGCCCTATTTTCAGTTCAAAACACTACTCAAGGCATCAGTATATCCATCACTCCACTTTGTTCCAATGCTCCCTGTTCAACTCCGGAGGCAATCACTATCGACAATGTGTTCCTCCCTGCCGAATGCTCTCTTGCTCCATGTGATTCACACATGTTGTTCAAGAAGGAAGTGCTTAACGAGTCTTTTGTCCAGTATTTGATTGGAGTGCCAGCTAATCAGTCGATGGTCATGCTAAGATTTCTGTATGAGACGACACTGCAATTGTTTGAAATGGTCGAGAAGGTTATAGCAAATCAAGGAATTGCTGACTGCAGTCCTACATCAGTTGTGCAGTTACACGAACAGTACTACACGCTGTGTGTTAATGAAGTTGACAACAATCTTCAAGTGCGTGCCATTAACAGTCTAGGCAATTTGAGTCAAGTGAGGTTCAACCCCATAACGGACATACCGATGGCCCTCCCAATAACTGCCATTTCCGTTCTCGACTACTTTGATATTGTGAGACTCCTGCTTGCAAATGGACCAATATTGACCATAGTAAGCATTGGATTGCTTGAGAAAAGGTCACATCCTATTACCGAGTGTGTGGGGATTATACACCAATTGAAGCTTCGCGATATTACTGACATTTATTCGACCATACCATACCTAGTCTATTGTGAAACAAACTACATTGTACTGGATACTTGGAGCTCTGACGATCCAAGTGTTATATCATCCCATTACTACAACGAGACTGGCTATCCTGTGATCTGTTCGAATGAAAATGGCTCTATAGTTGCTGAAATTGCTATCATTCAATCTGATTTTAACAGTACAATCCACTACAGAGGCAAGGAAATCATTATACCAGGGCAAGAAATTGATCTCGAAAAAAGCGTTTGTTTTGGTGTTGAAAAAAAACTGTTTTATCTCTACTCTGATTTTACACTAGGGGCGTTTCTTGTAAATTTAGAAACTGGAAACTGGATTGTTCTCTCTAGTTTATCAGCTATATGCACCAAACCACAAGTGTTTGATAATCGCTATGTTCTACTGGAAGAGGTGTTCAGTGGAAGCAATGTGACTCTACGTTTGTTTGATGTACTCGTACAAGAGTTTGTATCAGTAGTCAACATGGATCATGCTTCGAACTTTGTTCAGTTGTTACAGTTACCACAGCAAAAACCAGCAGAAAAAAATCTCACTACGGTGCATAACATTTTCATTGGAATTGGTGCATTTCTATTCCTATTGCTGGTTGTAGTAGTTCCAGCAGTCATCATCATTGCATCACGGTGAGTCCTAatattgtattattataatgtgttaTGATGATATTTTTTACTACACAGCCGTTGTCAGAGCAATCAGCAACCTCCCTTCAGTGTACAGGCAGATCCATCCAGTGAGATTCCAGGCTGCACGGAAGGAGAAAACGATCTAGGTTTCGGAATTGATGAAGCTGAGGACGTCCCTCAAGAAGAAGGTAATAGGGAATCTGATTCTGAAGAGCGTTCCCCTACAACTATCAGCCAAGAAGCCGACCCGACCAATGATGTATCTGATATATCTTATTTAGTACCAGGTATGGACAAAACACCAGTTACATACTCattattagctagctagctgctattgtacattaattttttggctGCTAATGAACTTTTTCCTCATATATATCTACTACCATTATTTTTGTATTTTCGTTTGGCTATAAAATCCCACCTGTCCTACCTTAAAGATATATTGGGCCCCAGGGTTTGTCCAATgagtatattatataattattgtaacactAACTTCACTAAAAGGATACTAACCTCCCTAGAATCGCAATCGGAGTCATTCAAAATGGAGTCCTTTGTTGGTTTGGATATACTTACATAAATTAAGGAGGAGTGGGCATGCAAGCAATTTGTCTGAATACGCCATCTGTATCTACCCTGTTTAAACTCATTTTTATTATGTGATGATTAACACCAATTAATTAACACTGATATATTAAAAACCTAATTGTGTGTCAGCTGCCAACACTTAGCTAACCTAACTCATGTATTGCATCAGTTTTCATGGTCGTTGTTGGGCTCTGGAGAATCAACATCGTTGTCTGAGTTGCTAGGTGTGGTTGGTGAGTTAGAATGTTCTGGACGGGTGTTGGTAACGTCAGCTTTCACACGATCATATCGTTCAGACAGTCTAACTCTTCTTTGCGCTACGTCTTCATATTGATCTGTGTGGTGTGCGTTGATTCCAAGAGGGAGCCCAGGGCTAACTGTATCGTGACAATGATCACACTCTTGTTGACTCCTATCTGAGAGTGGAACAGCAGTCGTTTCTTCTCCATTAAAAGTCCATCTCTCTTCATCAGATTGAACCAGAGGGCTTTCACTTTGATGTTGAGTTATCAATGTTGGTACAGAAGGAATTTCGGGTGTCACAAGTGCATTCTTATTACAATTAGATTTCACAGTTGTAGGGGTGCCAATATTCTCCTGTGTCGTTGCTACCTCCTCTTCTGCTAGTTTCAGCATTGGTGTATTGTTCTCAATAGAAGCCTGTGTAGTGCCCTGTGTAGTGTCCTGTGCAGTGTCCTGTGCAGTGTCCTGTGCAGTGCCCTGTGTAGTGTCCTGTGTAGTGCCCTGTGTAGTGTCCTGTGCAGTGTCCTGTGTAGTGCCCTGTGTTTGCTTGTCCTTGCTAATTTGGTCAGATGAGGAACTCGATTCAACTTTATTGAGAGATCCAACAGAATGATTTTTTGTGGGGAATACTGCTGACTGATTTTCTGTAAACTCATTGCTACAATCCACAGGAACAAAATCGACGGTATTACTGTTTCTGTGCATAATAAAGCATGAATGAATAATTACTTCCTTCAAatgacaacaattatttgcaTATTAAGTAAGTAACTGGAAAAACTTACCCAGTACAATATGTCCTACATTTCCATATTATGATTGATCCCGCAACAATTATGCTGACCAAAACAATTAAGGCAACAACAATTCCAGCAATAGCACCGTCAGACAAAGCTTGTGCAGTTGTTTCCACAGGAACAGTGGTCATGGTGGGTGGTTGCGTTGGTTGAACAGTAAAGCACGAAAATGAATGATTTGCGGAGAAATTCGATAACTCAAAGGACACATTACTGACATGAATTGGAGTGGATGGATCCGGACAAGACAGGTCCAATAGAGCGGAGGAGGTGGAGTTACTGTACAGTATGAATCGATTATCAATCACTTGATGGTTGACTATGGCATCCGTCGAGAGAATAGTTGTGGAGTTCTGTAACACATCAGTGAGAGCAATAGTTCCATCAGCTGACGATCCAATAAAGTGAACGTTTCCATTTATCTCCACACAGTCACCCACATACGGAAAAGACAGATCCAAAGGGAATGGAATCACATTGTTATTGAAACTTAAATTTCCAGCTCCAACTTCCAAAAATGTATCCCTCCTTCCAGAGCAGTAGAAGGTAATTGAATTAACGATAAGGGCAGCCTCGCCACAGATATCGACCTCCACAGTGTTGGATCCACAGTACGCTAACAGATATCTGTCTTGAAACAAAACCACTTGCTGGGTGCCATTGTCGAAGCACTGTGATATATTAGTGTCCATAGAGACAAGAGGTGAATCAATATCGATCCGTAGACTGTGCAGGAATGCATTCCCGTACCAGTATAAG contains these protein-coding regions:
- the LOC135351070 gene encoding uncharacterized protein LOC135351070 yields the protein MASHSLWGRSVVVLEFVILLVCTICQVSETRRSDNASLSLTINSKLALFSVQNTTQGISISITPLCSNAPCSTPEAITIDNVFLPAECSLAPCDSHMLFKKEVLNESFVQYLIGVPANQSMVMLRFLYETTLQLFEMVEKVIANQGIADCSPTSVVQLHEQYYTLCVNEVDNNLQVRAINSLGNLSQVRFNPITDIPMALPITAISVLDYFDIVRLLLANGPILTIVSIGLLEKRSHPITECVGIIHQLKLRDITDIYSTIPYLVYCETNYIVLDTWSSDDPSVISSHYYNETGYPVICSNENGSIVAEIAIIQSDFNSTIHYRGKEIIIPGQEIDLEKSVCFGVEKKLFYLYSDFTLGAFLVNLETGNWIVLSSLSAICTKPQVFDNRYVLLEEVFSGSNVTLRLFDVLVQEFVSVVNMDHASNFVQLLQLPQQKPAEKNLTTVHNIFIGIGAFLFLLLVVVVPAVIIIASRRCQSNQQPPFSVQADPSSEIPGCTEGENDLGFGIDEAEDVPQEEGNRESDSEERSPTTISQEADPTNDVSDISYLVPGMDKTPVTYSLLAS
- the LOC135351069 gene encoding uncharacterized protein LOC135351069 — translated: MNYWLPRLTVLYVLCTGACCEETSSTPAGYCFNAIQSPDNSLTISAAAVIPSGNTTYTDVIFPSVQLPSQTCGDRYTRCHVTIHYEEAGTRVAVLVAVGDGAAVALFDQESSSLNFIEQYFVPLPGTPSCALTTFIVDGVVVYGLCYEIVSGEEVIVQVFIIFLDFGTLSQSTIISNIGRNTRNTLYISEAFHSTCSGATFGTNLYWYGNAFLHSLRIDIDSPLVSMDTNISQCFDNGTQQVVLFQDRYLLAYCGSNTVEVDICGEAALIVNSITFYCSGRRDTFLEVGAGNLSFNNNVIPFPLDLSFPYVGDCVEINGNVHFIGSSADGTIALTDVLQNSTTILSTDAIVNHQVIDNRFILYSNSTSSALLDLSCPDPSTPIHVSNVSFELSNFSANHSFSCFTVQPTQPPTMTTVPVETTAQALSDGAIAGIVVALIVLVSIIVAGSIIIWKCRTYCTGNSNTVDFVPVDCSNEFTENQSAVFPTKNHSVGSLNKVESSSSSDQISKDKQTQGTTQDTAQDTTQGTTQDTTQGTAQDTAQDTAQDTTQGTTQASIENNTPMLKLAEEEVATTQENIGTPTTVKSNCNKNALVTPEIPSVPTLITQHQSESPLVQSDEERWTFNGEETTAVPLSDRSQQECDHCHDTVSPGLPLGINAHHTDQYEDVAQRRVRLSERYDRVKADVTNTRPEHSNSPTTPSNSDNDVDSPEPNNDHEN